GCTCAAGaagtctttgttgaatgaatacatatgGAAAACAGCTGGACATTCACGTCTGAGTTTGTGTGGAAGGGTCTAGGTGGCAGACACGGAACTCACTGTAGCTGGAGAGATGGTAGCACACCCCGTGAGTGTGGGTAAGCGTTTGGGCCTATGGAACACCTCCAGTTCCTCATCCAGCACAAGCTTGCTAAGCACCAACTATGGGTCTGCCAGGAGGAGAGAGCTCTGTATCCAGCAGAAGTGCTGCCTTGGGGCCTCTAGCTCTGATTTTAGAGGTTGGGTTCTTTGTCCAGGAAGGCATCTATTTTATTCCCAAATGAGATCAAAAGGCAGGTAGGCATTAGCTAGGGGAAGAGGGTGCTACAGAGAGGGAGGCCACTTCAGGCAAAGGAACAGCATGTTGAAACACTTAGAAGCAAAACTGGGTACTGTGCTTGGTAGGAACAGAAAATTCGGTACGGTTTGGAGCACAGCAACCTTGGAGAAGCCGATGtgaaggggctggaggaggcatGGTGACTCAGGGCCAGATGTGCGGGGCTTCAGAAGGCTCGTTCAGGTGCTGGACTTACCCTGAGGACAGGGGAGCCCCAGGGGCGTGAGTATGGGGGCGGCTTAGAAAGACTCCTCCAGCTGTTGTGTGGAGTCCAGGCAGGAGAGCTGAGGAAGAGGCGTGAAGGAAAGGAGGATAGAGAGGGAACGACCAGGGACGTAGAAGAGTGGGGTGCTGGGAGCCTGCTCAACAGGGTCTGGTGAAGCCCCAGGAGTGTGGTTAGATGGAGGCCCCTGGATTTTCCACGTAGATGCTGGCTCTGCTTATGGAGAGCATCCCCACCGGGGCAGTGAAGGAGGAAGCAGATGGGGGCAGAGGAGAGACAGGAGGGGAACAGGAGGCAGCCACGTAGACAGTTCCTtgtatttgggggagggggaagggtgggtgggttggggaggaggggaagtgggtgatGGCTGCAGGAAAATGCAGGGCCAGGAGCACATCTGGGGGGAGGTTTCTTCTGAGGATGTTTATAGACTGGGCTAATAGCAGCAcggagaggagagggaagctaGAAGAGTCCTGCCCTCTGAGCCCATTGCCCACCCCCACTCTATCTTCACGAAAGGAGGGCCCAGCCACCTTGCTCAGGCCACAAGGTCAAGAATGGTGCCCAGACTGACTGAGGCCTGCTCAGGGTGAAGGGCCACCTCCCACTGCCTCCCCTCCCGTTCCCTTCCTGTGAGGGCTCCATCAGGAGGGGAGATCTTCCTGTGATGCCCCTGCAGGTAGGGAGGGAGCCACCGTGGCTGCTGCTGGCACTGAATCCTGGCCACCCACACAGTGCGTATCAGAGATCACACACGCAGCTCACACAGGGCACACAGATGCACGCACGTTTGCAGAACACACGCGGGGTAGGCACACACGCACCGAGAACCCGCACAAAACGGACACGTGCTTGTGCACAACCAGAGCTCACACGGGATatatgcatgcatgcacacacacacacaaagagctcACAGATTTTACATGAGCGCAGGCACCGACAGCTCACACCGTATATACGTGTACGcgtgtgtgcacatacacagaGAGCCCACAGAGGCGACGCCTCAGTCCGAACAAGGAGAGGCCCCCAGGGATGCTGGTATCACAGTTGTTTGTGTCCCCAGTAAAACAACCTGGGCTCCACCCGACCCTCCTCTTCGCATTTGCTCTGCCGTCCTCTTGTCCACCTTCtctcagccccaggcctccttcctctctgcctggaTCCCTGGCACCAAGGACCTTAGTTCATTCGATGTCCCCAGCTCAGCTGGGAAGCGCGGATGCTGCCCAGAGGGTGTGTGTGTCCTCTGCTGGGCAGGGAGCCCTGCGAACAGTTGGTGGGGAGCCATTCCTCGCCGCGGGGTGGTGGGGCCTGGCCTCTGACCTCGTCCCCGCCCCAGGCAGCTCTAGATGGCCAGGTCCTGGCGGACGGTGGCCCGCGATGCCTTGCTGCGGCCGCTGTCGCCCTCGCTGTCGCCGGCCGCCGCCCGGTGCGCATAGGCGGGCGGGGCGTCGGGGTCGGGGCCCGGGCGCCGggcgggcagggagggcagggagggcggcggcggcgggagcagCTGCTGCGCCTCCTCGTGCGCGCGGTTGCAGCGGTTGTCGCGCTCGGCCTCCCGGCGACAGCGGCCGGCGCGCGGGCGGCCCTTCCAGAGCAGGTGGCCCAGCTCGGCCACGCTGAGCAGCGCCGAGAGCAGCCCCACGGCGAAGTAGAAGATCACGAAGACGGTCTTCTCGGTGGGCCGGCTCACGAAGCAGTCCACGGTGTGCGGGCACGGCGGGCCGGAGCACACGAAGTGCGGGGCCACGCGGAAGCCGTAGAGCAGCGCCTGGCCCGCCAGGAAGGCCACCTCGGCCAGCAGGCGCAGCGCCACGCTCAGCAGGTAGCAGCGGCGCGCGCGGCGGCCCCCCGGGCGCCCCGGGCTCCCCGGCGCCCCCGCGCCGGCGTCCGCGCCGCCCGGCTCCTTGCTGGCCCGGTGCACGGAGTAGATGACGAAGAGCACCGGGGGCGCCGACAGCAACAGGATGTGGAAGAGCCAGAAGCGGTAGTGGGAGACGGGGAAGGCGCGGTCGTAGCAGGTCTGGCGACAGCCCGGCTGCAGCGTGTTGCACACGAACTCCTCCTGCTCGTCCTCGAACACGGCGCCGCCCACCGTGGCCAGCACCAGGATGCGGAATATCAGCATGACCACCAGCCACAGGCGGCCCACGAGCGGCGACTGCAGCTGCACGGCGTCCAGCAGCGAGCCGAGGAACGCCCACTCCCCCATGGCGCTGGGGACGCACGCGGGGCGGGGGGTCAGGGGCTGAAGGACGGGGGGTGCCCAGCCCTCCGTGCCCGTCGGGGTGCACCCAGTTGGACCTCCTCCACCTTCGAGGTGAGCCAGGGGGTCAGCCGGGCCTGGGTGCAGCAGGGACTTCGTGGGAACAAAGGGCTTAGCGAGGGGGGCGGGTGCGGGAAGGGTTAGGTGATGCTCAAGTATGGGCGCTGGGGAGGAGCTCCGCCTTGGTGCTCTAGTCAGACACCCATGGGCCTGTTGGGTTGGAGCCTACGCTCCTCCAGAGTCCAGGTTGGTGGGAAAGAACCTGGGAGATCAGCCCCGCGGGCCCCTGACTGCATTTGTAGAAGCAGAAACCCAGCAGCGCTCTCATGTGCTCAAGGACGCTTTCCGTGGGCAAGAGTGGTGCCCCAAACCCAGGGCTCCCACCCAATTTGGTACCCCAGGGAGGAGCAGAGCCAGCAGACCCAGAAGGACCCGcctccttctttctctgcccatttttcctgctctttttacTGCAGTGAACTCCTCTTAGGATTGGGGAGCGGACACAAAGGTAACCCCACTTCCATAACTCTATCAGGATCCAGGGTCCTAAGTGTCCCCTGCCATCTGAGCTCAGTGCGGCAGGAATGCTGGCCCAccttctcccatctcctccctgGTGTCCCTCTGCTTCCAGCCTCCCGTATCTCCCGAGAGCCTCCCAGCACACTCCCCCCAACAGGTTCCACAGGCCCCTGATGCCCTGAGACCATCACCCTGTAACCACTCACCCCGTAGCTGGCGCTGGGATGTTAAAGCCGAGCGAAGGACCTTGGGAGATGGCTGGGACCTGTTCCTCTGGGTCcctctttcattttccctttcagATTTGGCCGGGATGGATGACAAGACAGGATGGCTGAGAGGGGCTAGCGCTCCCCCTTCTCTTAAAGGGACAGGGTGACCCTGTTGGCTGACTCCACCCCTGGGAACAGCCCCAGGACCACACCCCTTCCTGGGCTCTGCCTGCCCTCCCTTTCCATCCCTTCACCCACCTAtaccccactcccatcccacggCTGTGTCCCCAACTGGAAATGAGGGAGGAGGTTAACCAGAGCTGCATCCCTTACTGAAGGAAGCCCACTCCCAACAGACTCCCCCAAACTGGAAGGTCTAGATCCACTACCAAGTGACTGTCCCCTTCGAAGGCGGTCTTCAGGCCTAGAGCGAGGGTTGGTGCTGGTTGGAGGCACTGGTATTTTAAGAGGCAGCAGACACCTGGTAACTCTCCTTCTAGCTCTGCCACTACTAACCATGGACCAGTCACTCAGCTCTTCTGAGCTAGAGTCTCCTGGCTTGTTATCTGGGGAGCCTAGGCCGGCTGACCTCCAAGTTCTCTTCCACCTCTGTGTCTTAATGCTAAGGTCCCAATCATGTTCAGAGAACAAAAAAAGGCTGAGCCCAGAAAAATATGCCCTTTTGGAAAAACATTAAGGTATCAAGGGTGTCTGGCTTTGGAACTTAAGTAAAAGCTTTGGTTTCATTCTTGCTTTTCTGTAATTTCCAGATATACTGTAATGAGCATGTCATTTTACAATGcgaaaaataaataggaagaaaGGCTTCTTTCCCCCCAGTGAGGCTCTGAACTGAATCCCCTTCCACTGCTCTAGGTGGCAGGAGAAGCTGTCCCATAGGGATGGGGGGTTAGGATGACCAGTGGTGACCTGAGTGGCCAGGGAGGGGACACTCCCAGGTTGAGTGCTCGTCTGTCCCTCT
The DNA window shown above is from Hippopotamus amphibius kiboko isolate mHipAmp2 chromosome 17, mHipAmp2.hap2, whole genome shotgun sequence and carries:
- the GJD3 gene encoding gap junction delta-3 protein, which codes for MGEWAFLGSLLDAVQLQSPLVGRLWLVVMLIFRILVLATVGGAVFEDEQEEFVCNTLQPGCRQTCYDRAFPVSHYRFWLFHILLLSAPPVLFVIYSVHRASKEPGGADAGAGAPGSPGRPGGRRARRCYLLSVALRLLAEVAFLAGQALLYGFRVAPHFVCSGPPCPHTVDCFVSRPTEKTVFVIFYFAVGLLSALLSVAELGHLLWKGRPRAGRCRREAERDNRCNRAHEEAQQLLPPPPPSLPSLPARRPGPDPDAPPAYAHRAAAGDSEGDSGRSKASRATVRQDLAI